Below is a window of Cygnus atratus isolate AKBS03 ecotype Queensland, Australia chromosome 3, CAtr_DNAZoo_HiC_assembly, whole genome shotgun sequence DNA.
GAGTATAGAACAACTAGCACCATGCAGGGCTGGGGTCTCTGTGTGTGAATACACCAGCTTCAAATGTAGCCCTGAAGGTGTTTAGACGTTCAAATAGCTACAAATCAGTACAAACTGTAACTTCGGAATACATGTCATCTCCAAGCGGGTGGCCTGGATCCAGAGATGACATCTCCACTGCTAGTCATACCTGATGGTTAGTCCTGTCCACAGTGTTGGCAGTGGAAGCATGGTCACGAGTGTTTTGTCGGACTCGGGTGGAGTTTTGCTGCTCAATGGTTGAGGAGGTGGGGATGCAGAACTCTCTGAAACACCTTTTGAAATTCTCATCTAGAAATGCATACAGGACTGGATTAAGGCAACTATTTGTATACCCTAGAGCAATGCAGAAGTGCCAGGAGACAGTCTGGAAAGTAGTTTCTGGGATGTTGACCAGGGCTTTAACGATGACATAAATGTGGATGGGAGTCCAGCAGACGATAAACACTGCCACCACTACGAGAACCATCCTCGTGATTCTCCGCAGGTTCCTGTCCTTCTCCTTAGAGCCAGATAACATGCGAACACTCTTCAGGCGTAAAATCATCAGCCCATAGCACACAGTAATGATCAGGACTGGCATGATGAAGGCAAAGATGAACACACAGATTTTCAAGAGGTTCTCCCAGTACCAAGCAGGGTGGGAGAACTTAAGTGTGCAGTCAATAGAGCCtagagataaaagaaaagagcagagaagaaaaaactggTCAGTTTGGCATTTGCTTCACTTTAAAccttttttgttaaatatcaTGAGCAAATACATGAAGATTTACTATGTAAAtaactaaaacaaagcaatctgTGATCTGTCATTGGCACAAACATTGATAGAAAACAGCGCTGCAAAATATGTATGAAGCTTTAGTTagaaaaacaagagcaaaaagTAACGTTCTCCTTTGCATTATATTGCTTGGAATTCCGCAtatatttaacaagaaaaagagtTGAACTGTCATTAAGTGTTCAAACTTTGgctcattttcacttttaagaTAAAACCTGGTGAAAATAAGATGATTTCAGCACTGTATCTGCTGCAAATTTGGGCATTTCAAGGCAAAGGGGTAGAGGATGACATAACATGTGGTAACTGTGCACTTTGGAGTGTTTTTGATTTACATTGAGAGGCTGTCACTTGAAGGACACCATTGAGCACCAGCAATCCAGAATATGCTCTCAGTTCTGTACCACGTCCTGCTAGATGAGGTAGAAAATGAAGACCAGCAACTTCAGTGGGAAAATCCGTGGTAAAGCACAGTCTCCTGTGCTTTAACAGTGCATATTCCCTTATAGCTGAAGGTAGGCACAAATGCTTTTCCAAACACTACAGGGGCTGTCTAGGGCAACAAGACTCACATGGATCCCGCTGGAGCTGCTGGTCGTCAAAGACTGATCACATGCAGAGCTGTCTCTGGTCAAGCAGAGCCAGCTGCAAAATTTTCCAAGATGGCTATTTGCACTGCCTGCTTCATACAGCTTGCAGGTCAGAAGTTAGTTCAATGTCTctacaataaaaagaaagaatgcagaaaggagtttaaacactgaaatatttaatttgggaATGAAAACAAGACTTACCGTGCCTGTATTTAGTAGTTGCCATGAACATAACTGGCAGGCCAATGGCAGAAGAAAGAATCCAGTTGCAGACATTAACAATTTTGGCATTTCTGGGGGTACGGAAATCAAGGGCCTTAACTGGGTGGCAGACAGCTACATAGCGATCCACACTCATGGTGCAGAGCGTAAAGATACTGGTGAACATATTGTAGTAGTCTATGGATATAACAATCTTACAAAGGATTGTACCAAATGGCCATGTTCCCATCAAATAATTCACGCTCTGGAATGGCAGAGTACTTGTTGCTAATGCATCTGCCAATGCAAGATTGAAAATATAGATATTGGTGGCAGTCTTCATTTTCGTgtacctagaaaaaaaaatcagcaaaaaatgTGAATGACCATAACTAGCAATGTTAAACAAAATTGAGGCAAGAGCACCACCTACAAGAAACTTCCGTGAAATAATGTTAGATGCTATCAAAGACAACCTCTTCTGCTGTTCACTTTTTAACCAAATGATCTTGCTATGGTTTATCTACAGTATTATTTTGTAATTCAGTCAGACATTAGGTAACAGCTGTAAGAAAGATTAGAATACATTAATTTAACTTGTGCAGAGAGAAAGGACACTTGTAgaagaaacaatattttgatGGCTAaagaacagaatcacagaatcacagaatcatctaggttggaagagacctccaagatcacctagacCAActtctgacctaacactaacaagttctccactaaaccgtatcactaagctctacatctaaacgtcttttaaagacctccagggatggtgactcaaccacttccctgggcagcccattccaatgcctaacaaccctttcagtaaagaagttcttcctaatatccaacctaaccaagaaataagctgaaaaaatatatatattttctaatacTGGATGCTGTATTAAATGGATAGATTTTGTGTACCTTCTGATGCCATGTCAAGTATGAGAACTGTGGTCTATACAAATGGAGAAAGCATTTCTAGGTTGTGGAATAGTAATGATGTAATTCCTTAGGGAATAAGTACCTGAAAGATTAGTGTAATTATCAAACCCACTACATCTGAAAATTTATGCTTTTGCTTTAAGACTTTCTTACCTGCTTGTAATtatagaaatttaaaataatttgttatgaTGGTTACTTCATTGCTTTGCTGATTTCAGTGTCCTATACAAATTAGACAGATGTTCTTCCAACTGAACAAGAAGACAGAATCTATTGACCATATGAACTGAACATTTCAATAAAACCACCAGCCCTTTGTGGATGCTGCAGCCCTGTTGCTTGAAGTAGGTGTGcatgccctgctctgctccacagTGCCTATTGCAGCAGGAGGGACTTCAAGCTACTTTGCACTCCCTTCTTGCTAAGTCTGTGATACCAACTATgcaaaaaacactttctgaattttaaatgtgtCACACTTCAACCACAGCACAGCAGACGGAGCTTTAcgtgttttaatttgtgtttgcaTTGATAAAAGTAGAATTCAAATTCTTCTGTCATTTCATCAGTTTTTTTCATGAGCCCTTTACAGTTTCAAGTCATTGTGTCATGTGAAtagccccctttttttttttttttttttgatagctaTACTTTTGCAGTGGCTCAATGAATGTTTTACTACAAGCCCTGTTCTTGGCTAGTCTTTTCTGCTGCCCAGACTGCTGCTGAGTTTGCTAGGCACTGGGGCCATCTGGCTTTTGGGAGGTCATATGGCTTGCTTCTTTGATGAAACCCTCCTGTGATCCTGCAAAGTAATACAAAGTAATAAGCACGGTATTTGTTCAGACATTTTATAATGTATTGACCGATCTGCAAGTGGaacagtactttaaaaatattttggggcaACTTGCTGGGGAAGACAAAGTGTAAAATACACTATttcatggtttgttttttcttgtttttcctctgatctATCCAGATCATGAGTCAGTTGCAAGGAACTGGTGACAGTGCCATGTGGGGAGCACACTTTTGGAACTTTTTTGGTAGGGGCTGGAGGAATGCAGACTTTTTACTGAATGCATCTAGATAACTTTTCTGATGAACATTTGAAGAAGTTCATACTGTCTTTGTTCTCTCATTTCATGGCACTATGCAGGAGGAGCCACTAACAGCCTTAATGTCAAGCTAGGGTGTTCtgctagaatatttttaagtagaTCCAATCTCTTACTTGACTTCTGTCTTGAGAAATATGATCTATGATACTTccaagttttaaataaaatctatacTCTGAAATTAAAGTACTCTAAAAACTTTTCTTAGGGAAGCCCTCCGTTTATCCAACAAATTGCAACAACAGTTTAGGAAGCTGAAGTTGTACTAAGTCCTTTATTTGCTATACCCCTTGCTTCTTATCAAAAATGAATGACTTCTCTATGGGTCTGACAACAGATCCAAGATTAGCTAATTCTGTGTCCAGAGAGCAAACCTGGATGTTTAATGGCAATGTGAGCAGACATTCACAGCTTCCTCCAGCCTAACTGGCTCAGGCAGTGATAGCAGTGGACGGGCAGTGACTCTGAACCCTCTGTGGATGAGAAAAGGCAATGCAGACCCTGTGCTCTCATCCAGGCTGCTGGTCCATACTCAGCTCTGAAGTGATTGCCTTGTCTTTACggctggagaagaaaacaagcttaGGTATGCttctttgtgctgctgccaTCACACCTGATTCTGGTGTAGTTCTGTCCAAAAAgaacatcatcatcatcagcagcagaagcagcttaTTATAATGATTTTTCATCAGTAATTGAAAATATTCCTATGCTTTAAAGGCAGTGCTtgacacagcaaacaaaatagaTCAGCCAATAGGTAAGTGACTTTCAGATTAGTATGCCAGAGGATGGGTAGAGAAAAACTCTGAATAAATGGAATAACGTCTCTTCACTGACACTACCATGGGCCTTATTCCACTTAAGTACGACacaatttttggttttggtatcTTGTTTTCACTGTTGGTTTAAGCCTAAAAGTTCTTGGACTTTCCATTATTTCATGTAATGGGCTCTGTAGGCTATTAATGAAAGATTCTGCTTGATGTACTCCGTAATCTTTGTGTTTCTAATCACCGTTTTCTTACAAAGAAAGGAATCCAAGCTTTTGCGGTGACAGAAAGCATTTGCTTCCACAATTGCTTAATCAACAAAAGCCTACTGAAATTCACAATATTCCTTTCAGTGATTTCTATGGGATTTGAGTATTTCTCTGTACTGAATATTTAGAGATTTTATAAAGAGCTTATTTctaaaaagcacattttgttAAAGGTGTATTTCTCCAAATAAGTAGATTATCAGTGTCCCCatgattgtatttttttttatatgaacaaataaatactgaaagaattgattaaaatagatttttaacagcatgaaaaataacGGTCCTCAAAATGGAGCTCTTCAAAGCCTTGGTCCTAGCTTTTATTATATCTTTTCTTAAGGTATCCTTAAGTCTACCTATTTGAAGAAGCAGCACAAACAGTTCCATCATACAGACATACACGTGTATGTGATCGAATTGCTAAACTTCAGAGGGACTGGATTTTATATGTAATTAAAGTCACAGGCTATCTGTAGAGCTAACTTATAATGCCGAAAGCACTGTGTTTATAAATGTGATCTTTTAACAGATACTGTTTTCACACTTTCATTCAAGACCATTAAAGAATCTTAAACCAAACAAATGTGTAAAGAAAAAGTCTTAAAGGCAAGCCTTGGAAAATCTGAATGCTGGTATTTAAATTAGATGGGAAGTTCAGCATCTGAAACACTAACTACATTAAGTTTTGCATTACAATGAGTAAGGTTGCAAGTGAGGATAGAAGTTGGCTTTGAGcaacattacttttattttcacagctctgcagtgaaATATTAATACAGTAATATGATGATTCAACATTTTGGTGAACATTTAGCTCAACAGTGCTATGGataaatattcacagaatcacagaatcacagaattgaaggggttggaagggacctggaaagatcatcgagtccaacctccctgccaaagcaggttccttagagcaggctgcccaggtaggcatccagacgggcaCCTCAATTTAATTATGCTCCTTATAATACTGACACCCACTAATATGCTTCTTCTATCTCCTCATGGCAGGTTTTGTACCataaaatatcaatttttatACAGTGGTTTTTGTTGATATTAGGAGATGATAGATCAGGTTCACAACTTTAAGTCTGTCTAATTCTGTAGGCAGCACTCAGTCTTGCTTTTATCTTTGTTCTATCCagcaaagatttaaaatacacttgaaGATTTGAGCTCTAGAGATCCACTCAACTGGGATTTGCCTGGAATAAGCAAAAGCAGTAAGGAAAACCCTTTGAATTCTACTGAAATAGCCACTAAGTTCCTAGCACTCCAGGATAAATAAAAGCCTTCAACTGGCAGGCCATGGGCCAACTTTATTTTGGAAACCAAACAAAAGGTTCATCAAACTAACCTAGATAGACCCTGCTTCCATTGTACAAAGTGCAATAGCACCTTGAGCAGGGGAAATGAGCACCTTGCCACCCACATCCCTGACATGCAAGAAGAAAGAGATGTGTTCATGCCTgtgcatttctctctttctgtgagATGTGTGACACAGCTCTGTTTGTGGCCCACTTCAACAGGGAAGTCTCCAGGTGATCACctctaaatattttgaaaaatgttttaagtctCAATGGCTCAAAAGTAAAGAGCAAATAACATGAATAACATACATTCTCttagaatgaaagaaagaaggagagagagagagaaagaaagaaagaaagaaagaaagaaagaaaaagaaagaaagagaaagagagagaaagaaaaagaaagaaagaaagaaagaaagaaagaaaaagaaagagaaagaaagaaagaaaaaagaaagaaagaaagaaagaaagaaagaaagaaagaaaaagaaagaaagaaagaaagaaagaaagaaagaaagaaagaaagaaagaaagaaagaaaaagaaaaagaaaaaggaaggaaggaaggaaggaaggaaggaaggaaggaaggaaggaagaaaaagaaaatttagttCATAGCATGCTTTTTCTAAGCCTAATAGACACAGCTGATAGACTGGCACCTGAGTCTTGTGCAATGGACAAAACATTTACATTCATGTGGGTTGTTGAAATATATCCTCCTCCAGATCCTTCGGCCCTTTTGTAACACATCAGTCTTACACCATCTTTGTACCACTGTCTGGTGCAAAGAAGCCAGAGACGTGGTCCATGTTTAGCCTGATGAATATAATAATGTATATATGTCATTACAAATTCATTTGAAAGCTCCTATCTAAAGAGTAACAgtgaggagaaaagcagaaacagccTTTTGCACTTAGGAGATAGGATGGCTGATGGTAGATTGGTAACAACTACTTTCAGCAACACAAAGTCATACAAGCTTTTGTCCATAGAATGCTAATTTGGAGACGAAGGCTGCTTCAACTGATCTGTGTttaagtaaaatgcaaaatatatgaaaaactaGCTTAATTAGAAAAGATTCATTGCAGAAAGCAGCCATTTGTGAAACTTGCTTGGCTGCTCAAAGAAACAACAGACAGCAATTAGGTCTTGCATTCAGACAACCTCACATAACTCTTGTTGATGCTGGAGATTAGGTTAGCGTTCAAATTCATGTTCTTCCTGCATAAATGACTTGTTAAACAAATGAAGAATCATTATGTGCATGCATTAGATTTGTTGAGGTCTCCTTGGGTGGGAAGATTAAAACATGTGAAGCATGCCTATTTGAACCAATTTAAATGAACGTTTATTTTCATGGCTGTTCTGGTACATCTTGTACATGCAACCCaaaaaaagtaggaaaggatttttttgtgtgtgtgtgctttccTAAGACATGAGGTACATTCAATTTTTATTGAGCCCTTAAAGCTCTCACAAAGGTTTAGCCTGGGCTGGACAACCTTTTCTTCTAACAAACAATCCAGCAAGCATGTTTGACACTGACATGATGCCTCTCTGCTAGGTCATATCCTGAAAAGTACCTTTGGTCTCAAGTAATAGAATTAACTGATGGCTATCCTTTCtatttgtccttttcctttctttgcattGTAGTGGGTCTCTTTCTACGAAGTTAAAGACCTGCTCAGTATCTCAGTTACAGCTGTGGTGTTGTAGGAGGCTGCTACTGATTAAAGCTTTGAAAGCTTTGAAAGTAACATATGTTCTGTAAGAGTCTAATCTACCTGTCTGGGAGCACGTGCTTTCATCAGCTTAAAGACTTGGTCTCTGATTCTTCTATTCATGAATACTCCAGAATACTTATGCTGTAAAGCCATTAAACTCAAGCTTTACGTACAAGCAACATAAATTTGTGTACAAACCTTACATGTTATTATGCAGTCAGGCCATCTGGATTGGAGGTGACATACTGTGGTTAACAATCAACTCGTCCTTTTGATTTATGTTCCCCATAGGAGACTACATACGTGGATGTAATTCAAAAATAACGATCCCTCAGGGAAAgcacacaaacaacaaacagaaaacaaagccaactCCAGCAGGTACAAcattacagcagaaaatgtttgtgcttAATCAAAGTGAAATTCTGCACATTTGCTTACTTCCTGCACTGACCCTGAGTTTGGGGGCAAAAACTGAACTGGGGAAGGGAACAAAATGTACTGCCATTAAGACAGACAACCGTTGTTTGCTGCCGTTCAAGCCCTGCCAGTCACTGCTGTGAAGAGATCAGAGTGCAAATGCTGAACTCCGTTGGTGAATATAGGGCACCATGAAGTTATCTGTTGCCTAAAGATAAAATTCATCCGGCTTCTCTCTCAGATTTTACATGATTGCAAGACAGCAAAACCTAACTGAGCTTTGGGGTTGTGAAGTGTGTGTTGGCGGTTTAATTAGAATCATGAAAAATTCATACAAATATCAGGCATCACTTCAGATGCCAAGGCATGACATACTAAGGGAGTGTGATAGGCCTAAGAGTGAAAGGCATAGTTATTTGATGTATTTGGTGGGGAATGCAGCAAGGCCTCCAACCACAGGATGCCAGAGAAGCTGTCCTCTAACTTCCTCGCACACCAGCAAGTGGATGCACGTTTGCTAAAGGAGCTTCAAGGTATGTGCTCAATGTGGATCTGAATGTAGGACACACAACTGCTTCAGCTGCTACCTCTTTTCTCCCTCATCCTTTGTTTTCCCACTGCCAAGTCCCTTTTTCACTTTATTCTTCTCCATAGCACAAGTGAACTGAATCCAGAATTTCACCAAGGTTTACTTCCTAGGCTATCTTCCTATCTTTGACTTCCCAGTTTGTCCTTTCCCTGTGTCTAGCTGTATTAAGGCATGTGCAGACCCACCACTTGGTGGCATTTGCTTACACAGCCCCGTTAGGAGAAGGAAACAGAGCACACCACTTTTCATGGAAGAGCATCTGCTCAGGTCCTCTTCTCCTGTAGTCAGAACCAATTAGCAACTTCAATCAGGCCTCAGCTTTGGGACAGGGAGAGCTAAATGAAAGCCTCTGAGGCAGACACGACTTTCTTCAGACTCCATCACTGATCTTTTCAGGAATGTTGCTGTGCCAATAACAGAGAGTCCTGAGGGCATCTGACTCATCCTGTTTTCAATTAATTACAATAATGTGTTGGGCTTTGGGCTAAAATTctcttgctgctgttcctgcatttttttttttttttgctactgaGACAGATCATATGGTGTTTCTCTTTCCGTTGTTTAGTTTGAATTAGTAAGCTTAGTCTCttcccaggggaaaaaacaaccttgccccccccccaaaaaaaaaaaaaaagcaccccacaaaaacaaaaaacaaacaaacaaaaacacaaaataagcTTCTATCTTTGGGAAAAATAGCTACTTTGCAGGGGAAGGCTGGTCCTTTCCCTTCAGGTCTGAATGAAAGGATTAACTAGCAGGGAGATTAATccagacagaaaacacaaactCCACAGTAGCCAACAGGTAACTATTTTATCACCATATTTCTCTCAttattttcatgcctttttaATTACATGTATATGCAAAATATCCCTGGAGCCAGCTAAGGACAggtctttatatatatatattcacaacAACTTGCCAGGCAAACATTCAAGATGTTGCAATGTCTTATAACTCCTATTAccctaatttatttttcttttcccagacaCCACCAACAgctatttaataataaaaagaaatgacagcaaCATGTATGCTCCAATTCCCATACAGTCAACTGCTAGTAAACTGAACCCTTCCCCTCAGCCTAGTAAAAAGAGGGAAACATTATCCCCAAATTATTCCAGTACTTATTCTGGCCTGTTTGTTAAGCCACCTTTAGCTCAGTTTCCGTGTGCCTCGCATTGAAGCACGTATGGGTTGTTAATAATGGCTGTTGCTTTCACAGTTATTGTGTAACACATCTCTGAGAAATAAATCAACGGTGCTAAAAACAATAACTCCAATATATTGCCATTATCAGGCAGCAGGTGCTTATtgctgaagttttttgttttggcaggAAGACGTGCAAAGGAAAACTGTCAGCATCTTCAACTTAACTTTCTCCCCTGTGCATTCAGGGAAGTGTGATTGGGAGTGAAACCACTGACTACGTCAACGATAACTGAGGTGACATTTTTATAGGAGGAACAAGTTAACAGCtattttgcctgttttcagaagagaagcGATCTTCCAGGTGCTGGTTGCCTCCTCCTGGTTTGTGTTCTTATCTCCTCATGTGAGGACTGTACATGAGACATCCCCTGCTTGGCACACAAGCTGGCAGGGAAGATTTTGAAGGTAGTTCTACTGCTAGTGGATATGAGATCCCCAAAAGACTGATGAGGAACAGTAGTGGTTATCCTCCCTGGTAAAAGGCTGTCATCGTGAATATACAgagatgtgtatatatacagtGTGTATATAGATACACAGATGTGTGTAGATACACAGTGTGTATGTATATAGATACAGAGTGTGCATCTATATACACAGATGTGTATACAGTCTCTTGTGTGCAAGAGACCAGGATTTTCTTGTGAAGGTGTTGAGTGTGATCTggaaaggagcagcagaggtgagaCAGAGGCTGGAGAGATGGTAAAGCCGCAGGAAGATGTGCCCGTGAAGTGAGAGTAATGGTGAAAGCTGGAGATGGTGGAGAAAGACATGACAGACAGAGGGAGCAAAACTACGTGTTTTGAGAAGACCAAATGAAAAGTACAAGGAAATATGGGTTTGGACCCATGTGACAAGGATGAGATTGCACCTGAAACTGGAGCTCTGACAGAGGCACTGAGTCCATCATTTTAGGAGAAGGATTTGTGAAACTGGCTTCCTGCATAATTTTTCTACAGAGGCAGCAGATCCCAGGGCTGGAGGTCAGCACCAAGCAAGGGGAGAACAGGAAAAGGCACCTTAactgctgctccttgctccGCTTCAAAAAAGAGGCTCCTGTTATGCTGGGATTGCTCTGTACCATGCAATGAGGAGGAAACACCCCATCCTAcacaaaaacagctttgttttgaagttttattcCTGATCTGAGGTACAAGATCTTATAGCTGATAATTGAACACTTCTCAGTGAGAAGGTGGAAAAAATACGCTATTTCATGTTCTTCACAGTTACTTGAGTAGCTATAGTCTGtcatctttactttttttttcatcatgcaAATTCAAAGggaaatatgaataaaatttaaaagtgtTTATCATGAAACAGATGAATGAGAATGCTTTTTAACACAGTTAGGCTAAGCTGTGGAACTCCTTGCTAGTGAATACCCTTAAAATCCAACTTCCAAAGGGAAGCAGGGTCTTTGAAAGATAATGATAGCATCCCCACTAATACATCAATAAAGACAAATTCCATGGTATAGGCAAAGATGATTATGGGAAGAACTTTGAGATAAGCCTAATAGCAATTCactaaatatttgctttcttttttttttttttaagatataatGAATGGATTTGTGTTTTGAAGATAATTATCAAGGactgaaaacttattttcagttggaatcataatgaaaataaatcgTTTTTTGAAAGTGTCCATTAATCAGGATCTCTATAACACCCATCTTAGAACACctaaacttaaaaataactaatCCAGAAACTTTAACAATGTTTCagaattctgaaattttaaCTTTAGAAAATGATTGTTTCAGAACAGCTTTGTTGCAAAGTGGTAATAtttgtgacattttatttccaacCTTATTTTAGATTGTTTTATTTGAGAAATGTTCACATAAAGCTGTTGATAAACATGCTGATGCAAAATGCAGCTCAGAAAGTCTGTCCACAGTGTAACAGACTGTTAGAAGGAGTCTCACACAGAGAAGCTGCTATTTATTCTACTCTTTGTCTAAACACCAGCTACTGGCTATGGCTGGAAAATAGGTCATTAAGTTAGAATGATACTGAAACATtcataatgttttgtttgagatatttgtaaacatgtCATCTTTTCATCTAGCTGCCACAAAAAGTCAGTAATATTAGACTGTTTTTTACaaggaaagtaaaaacattttggaagtgTTTAACATGATTTTTCCTGCAGGCCATCATCAAAATGATACTCCAGAAAATACAGCAGGATCACAACAGTTTTTCCAAGAGGAATTGAAAGAGAGGGGAAGTTTTCTGCCCACTTCTGCCCAGGATTGCcagggggcagctgctggccaaGTGTGGGGACCTCCCCTGTGGGGTCAGCCCTATGTCccacaggcaggagctggctggggcCAGGTGCCAGGTGCCCGCGGTGCCACCAGCTCTGGAGAGGTTGTTGGATAGCATCCTGCACCTGCCTCCCGCTCCTCAGGGAGACCGGGGCCATCCAGGGGTCTTTGACCATGGTCC
It encodes the following:
- the OPRM1 gene encoding mu-type opioid receptor isoform X2, with the protein product MAVAYLLGNGSAPLLAGALEDPFVANASAAACRPSAPPCAAAPPGSWGNGSAAAGWNRSEPCGGANGSAGGGGPCAPAGGGPSVVTAIAIMALYSVVCVVGLFGNFLVMYVIVRYTKMKTATNIYIFNLALADALATSTLPFQSVNYLMGTWPFGTILCKIVISIDYYNMFTSIFTLCTMSVDRYVAVCHPVKALDFRTPRNAKIVNVCNWILSSAIGLPVMFMATTKYRHGSIDCTLKFSHPAWYWENLLKICVFIFAFIMPVLIITVCYGLMILRLKSVRMLSGSKEKDRNLRRITRMVLVVVAVFIVCWTPIHIYVIVKALVNIPETTFQTVSWHFCIALGYTNSCLNPVLYAFLDENFKRCFREFCIPTSSTIEQQNSTRVRQNTRDHASTANTVDRTNHQRCFLCRLFVW
- the OPRM1 gene encoding mu-type opioid receptor isoform X1 codes for the protein MAVAYLLGNGSAPLLAGALEDPFVANASAAACRPSAPPCAAAPPGSWGNGSAAAGWNRSEPCGGANGSAGGGGPCAPAGGGPSVVTAIAIMALYSVVCVVGLFGNFLVMYVIVRYTKMKTATNIYIFNLALADALATSTLPFQSVNYLMGTWPFGTILCKIVISIDYYNMFTSIFTLCTMSVDRYVAVCHPVKALDFRTPRNAKIVNVCNWILSSAIGLPVMFMATTKYRHGSIDCTLKFSHPAWYWENLLKICVFIFAFIMPVLIITVCYGLMILRLKSVRMLSGSKEKDRNLRRITRMVLVVVAVFIVCWTPIHIYVIVKALVNIPETTFQTVSWHFCIALGYTNSCLNPVLYAFLDENFKRCFREFCIPTSSTIEQQNSTRVRQNTRDHASTANTVDRTNHQLELQEAETTPLP